One genomic region from Candidatus Poribacteria bacterium encodes:
- the dnaE gene encoding DNA polymerase III subunit alpha, producing the protein MASEFVHLHNHSEYSMLDGACRIEDMVDWAVENSAPAVALTDHGNMFGAWELYSKAKEAGVNPIVGCEAYVAPGDRKTRGKEQGGPYHLTLLAEDATGYHNLLKLISLGYTEGFYSRPRIDMEILREYRDGIIALTGCIQGQVPQLLCSSRQEEGRQHFKTLMEIMGERNLYVEVQNHYIDKEQEAYPIMVQLAKEFNLPLVGTNDCHYLRKSDHGMHDVLLCIQTKKTVNDQQRLRFDNHFYFKNVDEMREALKAYPPEAIANTLEIANRCNLELDYGESVMPKYEVPEGHTNDSYLRELCYQGLREKCGELSEEIQQRLDYELDIINKTGYPGYFLIVWDYVKYAHKQGYPLSARGSAASSLVLYALDVITFNPMDYDCLFERFLNLERISPPDIDIDFSDRAREHVIDYLVKKYGEDSVGKVATFATLGAKAAIKDVGRALEVPLEDVAKLTELIPSIPGITLDEVLKDVPEFQALAERPENRELMDLSKAVEGTKRHVSCHASAIVVSNGPLANYVPLFKDKHDQVASQFEGKTVEGVGIVKFDSLGLRSLTETYDCLQMIKRNHGKDIKLEEIPLDDKKTYSLISKGLIPGLFQLEKSGGMYRVVTQLKPDNFEEFSAIPALYRPGPIASGMMQQFIDRKNGLQKVEYLHELLEGALKNTYGVCIYQEQVMQIARDMAGFTLGEADILRDAMGKKKVDLLKEQRPKFIKGATEKGVHAEEAAEIYDLLEPFGGYAFNKSHTVAYSMLAYHMAYLKTYYPHEFMAAMMTGEAGDSAKITRYRSECKKLADFLDVEINLLPPDVNTSKREFTVDGSDICFGLVAVKGVGDGAIDSIVEAREQGGSFTSLQDFCERVDTKQVNKRAVESLILSGAFDSLEGHRAQYLASLENIMKAAQNAQAERDRGQMSLFGDGEEAPKATVALVAAPELDPLERLMREKEQLGFYVSGHPLEEYSDIIENYTSVSTQTLNGHRIDSEVDVAGMITEVNNHTTKKGASMAVIELEDLEGAVKVVVFPEAYKNAVELVEGKVVWIRGTIKLDNRSRNNSDEDTQNEARQLQADKILDIESVSEQQTSALEVTIPESDIENTKKLEALQEIARANQGDHDLILRLMSSRYGEVIARCAQKYNMAYKPQIIEQVEGLFGADCIKPSNRTIRGNKSRISQMDYV; encoded by the coding sequence ATGGCATCCGAATTTGTTCATCTACACAATCACAGCGAGTACAGCATGCTTGACGGCGCGTGCCGTATTGAGGACATGGTCGATTGGGCAGTCGAAAACAGTGCCCCCGCTGTCGCACTCACTGACCACGGCAACATGTTCGGCGCATGGGAGTTATACAGTAAAGCGAAAGAGGCGGGTGTCAACCCAATTGTTGGTTGCGAGGCATACGTCGCACCCGGCGACCGGAAAACGCGCGGGAAGGAACAGGGAGGTCCCTATCACCTTACACTGCTCGCAGAGGATGCAACCGGTTACCATAATCTCCTGAAATTGATATCGCTTGGGTATACAGAGGGATTCTACAGCAGACCTCGTATTGATATGGAAATCCTGCGCGAATACCGTGATGGAATTATCGCACTGACGGGGTGTATCCAAGGACAAGTGCCGCAACTCCTCTGCTCAAGTCGCCAAGAAGAAGGCCGCCAACACTTCAAGACGCTGATGGAGATAATGGGAGAACGAAATTTATACGTTGAGGTTCAGAACCATTATATTGACAAGGAACAGGAGGCGTATCCCATAATGGTGCAGTTGGCGAAAGAGTTCAATCTTCCGCTCGTCGGCACAAACGATTGCCACTACCTCCGCAAATCCGACCATGGAATGCACGATGTCCTCCTTTGTATCCAGACAAAGAAAACCGTCAACGATCAGCAACGGCTGCGGTTCGACAACCATTTCTACTTTAAAAACGTTGACGAAATGCGGGAAGCACTTAAGGCTTATCCACCGGAAGCCATCGCGAATACACTTGAAATAGCCAATCGGTGTAACCTTGAACTTGATTACGGCGAGAGTGTGATGCCGAAATATGAGGTGCCTGAAGGACATACAAATGACAGTTATCTCAGGGAATTGTGTTACCAAGGCTTACGCGAAAAGTGTGGGGAACTTTCTGAAGAAATTCAGCAGCGACTTGATTACGAACTAGATATTATTAACAAAACAGGTTACCCCGGCTACTTCCTCATTGTGTGGGATTACGTTAAATACGCACATAAACAGGGGTATCCGCTCTCTGCACGCGGCTCTGCCGCCAGCAGTCTTGTGTTGTATGCGCTTGATGTGATTACCTTCAACCCGATGGACTATGATTGTCTCTTTGAAAGGTTTCTGAACCTTGAGCGTATCAGTCCTCCTGATATCGACATTGATTTCTCCGACCGGGCGCGAGAACATGTTATCGATTATCTCGTTAAAAAATACGGTGAGGATTCTGTCGGTAAAGTCGCGACCTTTGCCACACTGGGTGCCAAAGCTGCAATCAAGGATGTCGGACGCGCACTTGAGGTGCCTCTTGAGGATGTGGCAAAGCTGACAGAACTTATTCCGTCCATCCCGGGCATAACGCTTGATGAAGTTTTGAAAGATGTACCAGAATTTCAGGCACTCGCTGAACGTCCTGAAAATAGAGAGTTGATGGATCTCAGCAAAGCAGTTGAAGGGACAAAACGGCACGTCTCCTGTCATGCCTCTGCGATTGTTGTCTCAAACGGTCCGTTGGCAAATTACGTCCCGTTATTCAAAGATAAACACGACCAAGTTGCATCGCAGTTTGAAGGAAAAACTGTTGAAGGGGTCGGTATTGTCAAGTTCGATTCCCTCGGTCTACGAAGCCTCACTGAGACCTACGACTGCCTACAAATGATTAAGAGAAATCACGGTAAGGATATCAAGTTAGAAGAGATTCCGCTTGATGACAAGAAGACCTACTCGCTCATCAGCAAAGGGCTCATTCCGGGCTTGTTCCAGTTGGAAAAATCTGGTGGTATGTATCGGGTTGTTACCCAACTCAAACCGGATAACTTTGAGGAATTCTCTGCAATTCCTGCGCTCTATCGTCCGGGCCCGATAGCAAGCGGCATGATGCAACAGTTTATAGACAGAAAAAACGGGTTGCAAAAGGTGGAATATCTGCATGAGTTGCTTGAAGGCGCGCTCAAAAACACCTACGGTGTCTGTATCTATCAGGAACAGGTCATGCAAATCGCACGCGATATGGCAGGTTTTACGCTGGGCGAGGCAGATATCCTCCGCGATGCGATGGGGAAAAAGAAAGTGGACTTGCTCAAAGAACAGCGTCCAAAATTCATCAAAGGCGCGACTGAAAAGGGAGTCCACGCCGAGGAGGCAGCGGAGATATATGATCTACTTGAACCCTTCGGAGGCTACGCTTTCAACAAGTCACACACCGTCGCTTACTCTATGTTAGCATACCACATGGCGTATCTGAAAACCTATTATCCGCACGAATTTATGGCAGCAATGATGACCGGAGAAGCAGGTGATTCAGCGAAAATTACCCGTTACCGATCCGAATGTAAGAAACTTGCTGACTTTTTGGATGTGGAAATCAACCTGCTCCCACCAGATGTCAATACCAGTAAGAGAGAATTCACGGTGGATGGTAGCGATATCTGTTTCGGACTTGTTGCTGTAAAAGGTGTCGGTGATGGCGCGATAGATTCAATTGTGGAAGCACGGGAACAAGGCGGTTCGTTTACATCGCTACAGGATTTCTGCGAACGCGTAGATACAAAACAGGTCAATAAACGTGCTGTTGAAAGCCTGATTCTGAGCGGCGCATTTGATTCACTTGAAGGTCATCGTGCGCAATACCTCGCGAGTTTAGAGAATATCATGAAAGCAGCACAGAACGCACAAGCGGAACGCGATCGTGGACAGATGAGTCTCTTTGGAGACGGAGAGGAAGCACCGAAGGCAACCGTAGCACTCGTAGCAGCACCTGAATTGGACCCGTTGGAACGGCTTATGCGAGAAAAGGAGCAGCTCGGTTTCTACGTTTCCGGGCATCCGCTCGAAGAATATAGCGACATCATTGAAAACTATACGAGTGTAAGCACCCAAACCCTTAATGGACACCGTATTGACTCTGAGGTTGATGTGGCCGGTATGATCACGGAAGTGAATAATCACACGACAAAAAAAGGAGCGTCCATGGCGGTCATTGAATTGGAGGATTTAGAAGGTGCCGTAAAAGTCGTCGTTTTCCCAGAGGCATACAAAAACGCTGTTGAACTCGTAGAAGGAAAAGTGGTTTGGATTCGCGGAACCATCAAACTTGATAACAGAAGCCGCAACAATTCTGATGAAGATACGCAAAATGAGGCACGGCAGCTCCAAGCGGACAAAATATTGGATATTGAGTCTGTCAGTGAGCAGCAGACTTCTGCGCTTGAGGTAACGATTCCAGAATCTGACATCGAAAACACTAAGAAATTGGAAGCTCTTCAGGAAATTGCGCGTGCCAACCAAGGCGACCACGATCTAATTTTGCGCCTCATGAGTTCCCGTTACGGTGAAGTTATCGCGCGGTGTGCTCAGAAATACAATATGGCATATAAACCGCAAATTATTGAACAGGTTGAAGGGTTATTTGGTGCGGATTGCATCAAGCCGAGCAATCGCACAATACGCGGGAATAAGAGCCGTATTTCGCAGATGGATTATGTGTAA
- a CDS encoding MFS transporter, with the protein MDKPKLLLLFLTLFFVMLGFGIIIPNLAYYAKDIGATTTEIAILMSIYSGMQLLFAPLWGRLSDKHGRKPLILLGLLGNAIALVGFGLAKAYVWLFIARSAAGIASAAVLPSVMAYVADVTTTEERGRGMGLMGAAMGLGFILGPAIGGIMGRHDMPFFVAGGLSLLTFLFAFVLLPESLQKGLIGEEHEDRHEWVSPREIFRQTTLRSPLTPLFLVAFFSTFSFAGLEMTFPLFIEAGWDYGEREMGWMFMVMGAIVVPLQGGLLGKLINKFGERRIILTGLLLNALGIVLLIAAYSFASLTLYLTIAGIGNQLIRPTNTSWISKQTQIGQGAAIGIMDAFLSLGRILGPLLGGWLYAKEAYPYVVLAGILVIATLCLYFPLRRIKNEIAYTSR; encoded by the coding sequence ATGGACAAACCGAAACTTCTCCTACTGTTCTTAACCCTATTTTTTGTGATGCTTGGGTTTGGCATCATCATTCCGAACCTCGCTTATTACGCCAAAGATATTGGGGCAACTACCACTGAAATCGCTATACTAATGTCTATCTATTCCGGCATGCAGCTACTGTTTGCACCACTCTGGGGTAGATTATCGGACAAACACGGCAGAAAACCTTTGATTCTGCTCGGATTGCTTGGGAATGCCATTGCCTTGGTCGGATTTGGATTGGCCAAGGCTTATGTGTGGCTTTTCATTGCTCGTAGTGCAGCGGGTATCGCTTCAGCGGCGGTGTTGCCGAGTGTAATGGCTTACGTTGCCGACGTTACCACAACAGAGGAACGCGGCAGAGGGATGGGGTTAATGGGTGCGGCGATGGGACTCGGTTTCATTCTCGGACCGGCAATTGGCGGTATCATGGGAAGGCATGATATGCCGTTCTTTGTTGCTGGCGGTCTGTCGCTACTCACTTTTCTCTTTGCATTCGTTTTACTTCCAGAATCGCTTCAGAAAGGTCTCATAGGTGAGGAACATGAAGATCGGCATGAATGGGTCTCTCCGCGTGAAATCTTTCGCCAGACGACTTTGAGATCGCCGCTTACGCCCCTTTTTCTGGTTGCCTTCTTCTCTACCTTCAGTTTCGCAGGATTGGAGATGACTTTTCCGCTTTTCATCGAAGCGGGTTGGGACTATGGAGAACGGGAGATGGGGTGGATGTTTATGGTCATGGGCGCGATTGTTGTGCCATTGCAGGGTGGATTGCTTGGAAAATTAATTAATAAATTTGGGGAGCGGCGAATTATTCTTACCGGATTACTGCTCAACGCGCTCGGTATCGTGCTACTGATCGCAGCTTACTCCTTCGCATCGCTGACTTTGTATCTCACCATTGCTGGTATCGGTAATCAGTTGATCCGTCCGACGAATACATCATGGATTTCCAAGCAAACTCAGATTGGTCAAGGCGCAGCTATCGGTATTATGGATGCTTTTTTAAGTTTAGGACGCATTTTGGGACCACTGCTCGGCGGGTGGCTCTATGCGAAAGAGGCGTATCCTTACGTAGTGCTGGCGGGCATCTTGGTGATTGCAACGCTCTGTCTCTATTTCCCCTTACGGCGAATTAAAAATGAAATTGCATATACCTCACGATGA